Part of the Candidatus Dadabacteria bacterium genome is shown below.
TAAATTGCCAGCGTGTCGGGGTCGAGCAGTTTCATATCATTACCGACAACGCGGGTTTTCTGAAAAACCTTCTTATAGATGATCCGAGGATTACATCGGACATAAACTGGGTCTTGCCCGGAGAGTCCGTGTCGATAGATTCGGAGAGAGTACTTGTTCTAGAATCTTCCCTTGTTGTTACGAATGCAGCTTCTCTTGAGAAATTCGTTCGTGATTCGGTTGACTGTCGAGAAGACGAGATTTCCGTCCTGGTTAACAAGGGTGCTGATCCTGTTATCGGTATGGACAGGGAAACAGGTTACGTAAATAGGTATTTCGGAGGAGGGAGTGGTGTTTTAGGCGCTTTTTCCATAAATTCCACGGAAGTTACCACAGTTCTTTCGGCCACCGGGCTTGATACCTGGCTTGACGAAGAGGCTAAACGGCACCGCATGAGAATCTTCGGCGGCGACAGTGGATATTGGTACCGTCTTTCTGATACGGCAGAATCTCGAAAAGAAGCGGAAAGAATCATCTTTTCTCACGTAGGTAAAACGGCTACGGGATGGATAGCCAGAAATATAAACGGCAGGATGTCTCTTCCCCTGAGCAAGCTTCTGATAAGAACGTCTCTTACACCTAACGCGGTAAGCGTTCTGATTAACCTGATCGGGGTGCTCTGCGGCCCGTTTTATGCTCTTGGCC
Proteins encoded:
- a CDS encoding CDP-alcohol phosphatidyltransferase family protein, encoding MKNAIVLCSGTGTNGEDLSEFPSESIAQVPQLKRIIINCQRVGVEQFHIITDNAGFLKNLLIDDPRITSDINWVLPGESVSIDSERVLVLESSLVVTNAASLEKFVRDSVDCREDEISVLVNKGADPVIGMDRETGYVNRYFGGGSGVLGAFSINSTEVTTVLSATGLDTWLDEEAKRHRMRIFGGDSGYWYRLSDTAESRKEAERIIFSHVGKTATGWIARNINGRMSLPLSKLLIRTSLTPNAVSVLINLIGVLCGPFYALGHPVLGALFMQVATVLDRCDGEVARIKLMETKKGQWVDTISDQFTVLSFLIGVPVGYYLQTGSTVAVVLGSYNVIVFILFLIWSFYFLIKYTNSGSLVAYFEVDKHIDPEELSFLRKLIARMRPLGRRNYYSAILVLIAIIGGNSLVLFATSFTLTLFLLHQLEDVVRIFRLGKPEEVFHEETEQS